In Ruminococcaceae bacterium BL-6, a genomic segment contains:
- a CDS encoding DNA-directed RNA polymerase subunit omega: protein MLKPSAELFTSPDVNSYSIVVAVAKRAREIAGDAEKRGEILDEKPVDLAVQDFINRKYRIVRPVPKPNASLEQ, encoded by the coding sequence ATGCTGAAACCATCTGCTGAACTATTTACTTCCCCCGACGTAAACAGCTATTCCATTGTGGTGGCTGTTGCAAAAAGGGCAAGGGAAATTGCGGGCGATGCGGAAAAAAGGGGAGAGATCCTGGATGAAAAGCCGGTGGATCTGGCGGTTCAGGATTTCATCAACCGCAAATACAGGATCGTAAGGCCGGTTCCGAAACCGAATGCTTCGCTGGAACAATAA
- a CDS encoding Protein serine/threonine phosphatase PrpC, regulation of stationary phase encodes MQVCSKTDIGLVRSSNQDACDVGILADDKAWAVVCDGMGGTNGGNIASTLAVQQISRQIRSCAPAELADDRIMERMVSAVRDANAAIYEKARAQEGLRGMGTTVVLAVVLGPAVYVAHAGDSRAYLISPDGDIRQLTVDHSMVQELVDKGDLTEQEAKVHPQKNIITRALGVQPSVEVDFCSHPFPPGGRLLICTDGLSNNVGTKQISQLSKQLDPEEFCERLISLAKDAGGSDNITVAIIEN; translated from the coding sequence TTGCAGGTATGCAGTAAAACGGATATCGGCCTTGTCAGAAGCTCCAATCAGGACGCATGCGACGTCGGTATTCTTGCGGATGACAAGGCATGGGCGGTCGTCTGTGACGGAATGGGCGGAACAAACGGGGGCAATATCGCCAGTACGCTGGCGGTGCAGCAGATTTCCCGTCAGATTCGTTCCTGCGCGCCGGCGGAGCTTGCGGATGACAGGATCATGGAACGGATGGTTTCAGCTGTCCGCGACGCCAACGCCGCCATTTATGAAAAAGCCCGCGCGCAGGAGGGCTTGCGCGGAATGGGGACGACCGTCGTTCTCGCCGTCGTGCTCGGCCCGGCCGTTTACGTCGCCCACGCCGGGGACAGCAGGGCCTACCTGATTTCTCCCGATGGCGATATCCGGCAGCTCACCGTGGACCATTCCATGGTGCAGGAACTCGTCGACAAGGGCGACCTGACCGAGCAGGAAGCCAAGGTTCATCCTCAGAAAAACATCATCACCAGGGCACTGGGCGTCCAGCCATCGGTGGAAGTGGATTTTTGTTCGCATCCCTTTCCGCCCGGCGGCAGGCTGCTGATCTGCACCGATGGTCTTTCCAATAATGTTGGTACCAAACAGATTTCTCAGCTTTCGAAGCAATTGGACCCCGAAGAATTTTGCGAGCGGCTGATTTCGCTGGCGAAGGACGCGGGCGGCAGTGACAACATTACGGTTGCCATCATTGAAAACTGA
- the defA gene encoding peptide deformylase (Evidence 2a : Function from experimental evidences in other organisms; PubMedId : 11429456, 16014871, 16207374; Product type e : enzyme), giving the protein MALRNIRKEGDEILSKVCRPVEKFDEKLAILLDDMMETMHEANGVGLAAPQVGILRRAVVVDVDDRPIELVNPQILETSGEQDGVEGCLSFPGQYGMVKRPMHVKIKAQDRTGKFFETEGDGLLARAFCHEIDHLDGIVFKTHVSRMLTPEELEQ; this is encoded by the coding sequence ATGGCGCTTCGCAACATTAGAAAAGAGGGCGACGAAATTCTGAGCAAAGTGTGCCGCCCGGTTGAAAAATTTGATGAAAAGCTGGCAATACTGTTGGATGACATGATGGAAACCATGCACGAAGCCAACGGTGTGGGGCTTGCCGCGCCCCAGGTCGGCATTTTAAGGCGCGCCGTTGTCGTCGATGTGGATGATCGCCCGATCGAGCTCGTCAATCCGCAGATTCTGGAGACTTCCGGCGAACAGGACGGCGTGGAGGGCTGCCTTTCCTTTCCGGGCCAGTACGGCATGGTCAAGCGCCCGATGCACGTAAAGATAAAGGCGCAGGACCGTACCGGAAAATTTTTTGAAACGGAAGGCGACGGCCTGCTTGCGCGGGCTTTCTGCCATGAAATCGACCACCTGGACGGGATCGTTTTCAAGACCCATGTAAGCAGAATGCTTACGCCGGAAGAACTGGAACAATAA
- a CDS encoding Serine/threonine protein kinase PrkC, regulator of stationary phase, producing the protein MDRYTGKRLDGRYEIHERIGMGGMAVVYRAYDIIDDRTVAIKILKDEFLGNEEFIRRFKNESKAIAVLSHPNIVKVYDVSFGDRIQYIVMEYIDGITLKEYLDQQKVIKWKEAIHFTVQILRALQHAHEKGIIHRDIKPQNIMLLQDGTIKVTDFGIARFSRNETHTMTDKAIGSVHYIAPEQARGDLTDEKSDIYSVGVMLYEMLTGQLPFEADNAVSVAIMQLQADPKPPRDINPSIPEGLEEITLKAMQKNASQRYQSAAEMLRDIEQFRRNPSISFQYKYFVDEKPTKYVDAINTVRGAEPVGYDDNYEYEEDFSKPKKKKKKSTASLVISGILAAFVLAAVIFGIMAVMRGCSNQEAEDVDLPNFVGQKLSDIQANEKYKNFHFTIEYATDDTKEEGVVLDQNPKGEKKVKANADITLTVNGASEKVTIPPLVGLTQEEAENKLKELNLKYTVYPVEDDQTAAGYVKSSDPNEGTEVVQSSTEVKLYVSKGPASDEISVPAVIGKNLDAAKSDILAVGLTVDQKIIYVDDSDKAKDVVIETSPLPGVKVAKGASVQISVSSGKKSEKSIDIFVQLPKDVTHDISLKAYLDGTLSSEKTVNPSYNGVYQMSFKGSSGQKTLIIQLDNQKYNVFTLNFDTGKPEQKETYPYRDPSASDGNNSGITRAP; encoded by the coding sequence ATGGATAGGTATACCGGAAAAAGGCTGGATGGCCGCTACGAGATCCATGAACGAATCGGTATGGGCGGCATGGCCGTTGTCTACCGTGCTTATGATATTATTGATGACCGCACCGTCGCCATTAAGATACTGAAGGATGAATTTCTGGGAAACGAGGAATTTATCCGCCGCTTCAAAAACGAATCCAAAGCGATCGCCGTTCTGTCGCACCCGAATATCGTCAAGGTCTATGACGTCAGCTTCGGCGACCGCATCCAGTACATCGTCATGGAATATATCGACGGGATCACGCTGAAGGAATATCTGGATCAGCAGAAGGTCATCAAATGGAAGGAAGCCATCCATTTTACAGTCCAGATCCTCCGCGCGCTGCAGCATGCCCATGAAAAAGGGATCATCCACCGGGACATCAAGCCCCAGAACATCATGCTGCTTCAGGACGGCACCATCAAGGTGACGGATTTCGGCATCGCCCGCTTTTCCCGCAACGAGACGCATACGATGACCGACAAGGCCATCGGCTCTGTCCATTATATCGCGCCGGAGCAGGCGCGCGGCGATTTGACGGACGAGAAATCCGACATCTATTCCGTCGGCGTCATGCTTTACGAAATGCTTACCGGCCAGCTTCCGTTCGAAGCGGACAACGCCGTTTCGGTCGCCATCATGCAGCTTCAGGCAGATCCCAAGCCCCCGAGGGACATCAACCCGTCCATTCCGGAGGGCCTTGAGGAGATCACGCTGAAGGCCATGCAGAAAAACGCATCCCAGCGGTACCAGTCCGCGGCCGAAATGCTGCGCGATATCGAGCAGTTCCGCAGAAACCCCAGCATCAGCTTCCAGTACAAATATTTCGTCGATGAAAAGCCGACCAAATATGTGGATGCCATCAATACGGTGCGGGGCGCCGAGCCGGTCGGCTACGACGACAATTACGAATACGAGGAGGACTTCTCCAAGCCGAAAAAGAAAAAGAAGAAGTCCACGGCCTCCCTCGTCATCAGCGGAATCCTGGCCGCGTTCGTGCTAGCGGCGGTGATTTTCGGCATCATGGCCGTGATGCGCGGATGCAGCAATCAGGAGGCGGAGGATGTCGACCTGCCGAATTTTGTCGGACAGAAGCTCAGCGACATCCAGGCAAACGAGAAATACAAGAATTTTCATTTCACCATCGAATACGCCACCGACGACACCAAGGAAGAGGGCGTTGTGCTCGACCAGAACCCCAAGGGGGAAAAGAAGGTCAAGGCCAATGCGGACATCACCCTGACGGTCAACGGCGCGAGCGAAAAGGTGACCATTCCTCCGCTGGTCGGCCTGACACAGGAGGAAGCGGAAAACAAGCTGAAAGAGCTGAATCTGAAATACACCGTCTATCCGGTGGAAGATGACCAGACCGCCGCCGGCTACGTCAAGAGCTCCGACCCCAACGAGGGGACCGAGGTCGTGCAGAGCAGCACGGAAGTGAAGCTCTACGTCAGCAAGGGGCCGGCCTCGGATGAAATCAGCGTGCCCGCGGTGATCGGGAAAAATCTGGACGCCGCAAAATCGGATATTCTCGCGGTCGGCCTTACGGTGGACCAGAAAATCATCTATGTGGACGACAGCGACAAGGCGAAGGACGTCGTGATCGAGACCTCGCCCCTGCCGGGAGTGAAGGTCGCGAAGGGCGCTTCGGTGCAGATCAGCGTCAGCTCGGGGAAAAAGAGTGAGAAATCGATCGATATTTTCGTTCAGCTTCCGAAAGACGTCACTCATGATATTTCGCTGAAAGCGTATCTCGACGGGACGCTGTCTTCGGAAAAGACGGTGAATCCCTCTTACAACGGGGTCTATCAGATGAGCTTTAAGGGATCTTCCGGACAGAAAACGCTGATCATTCAGCTCGACAACCAGAAATACAATGTCTTTACTTTGAACTTCGACACCGGCAAGCCGGAGCAGAAGGAAACTTATCCTTATCGTGACCCGAGCGCGTCGGATGGCAATAACAGCGGAATTACGAGGGCGCCCTGA
- the yugP gene encoding Putative membrane protease YugP (Evidence 3 : Putative function from multiple computational evidences): protein MGYYYYDYTYFIYLLPALIVSMIAQFRVQSAFRRYSEVRNGRNLTGAEAARQVLQFHDLTNVPIQRIAGNLTDHYDPSSNSISLSEPVYGSATISAVGVAAHEAGHAVQYATGYAPLKLRATLVPVTRFTSTLAFPVILVGFFLPVQYDFVISAGIALYSVAVLFSLVTLPVEFNASFRAVAALEQSGILDEEELSGAKKVLKAAAMTYVASTFASLMSLLRLIAIANGRRGRR, encoded by the coding sequence GTGGGCTACTATTATTATGATTATACGTATTTCATCTATCTTCTTCCTGCGCTGATCGTTTCCATGATCGCGCAGTTCCGGGTTCAGTCGGCGTTCCGCAGATATTCCGAGGTGCGGAACGGGAGAAACCTGACGGGAGCGGAGGCTGCCCGTCAGGTTTTGCAGTTTCATGATCTGACGAATGTGCCGATCCAGCGCATCGCCGGAAATCTCACCGACCATTACGACCCCTCAAGCAACAGCATCAGCCTTTCGGAGCCGGTGTACGGTAGCGCGACCATCTCCGCCGTGGGGGTGGCGGCGCACGAGGCCGGCCACGCTGTGCAGTACGCCACCGGCTACGCTCCGTTGAAGCTGCGGGCCACGCTGGTGCCGGTCACGCGCTTTACGTCCACCCTTGCTTTTCCGGTGATTTTAGTGGGCTTTTTTCTCCCTGTGCAGTACGACTTCGTGATCTCCGCCGGCATCGCGCTTTACAGCGTCGCCGTGCTGTTCTCCCTCGTCACGCTGCCGGTGGAATTCAACGCCAGCTTCCGCGCGGTCGCCGCGCTGGAGCAGTCCGGGATTCTGGATGAGGAAGAGCTTTCCGGCGCGAAAAAAGTGCTGAAGGCGGCCGCGATGACTTATGTGGCGTCCACCTTCGCGTCGCTGATGTCCCTGCTGCGCCTGATCGCGATTGCAAACGGCAGGAGGGGAAGGCGCTGA
- the rlmN gene encoding 23S rRNA m2A2503 methyltransferase and tRNA A37 C2 methyltransferase (Evidence 2a : Function from experimental evidences in other organisms; PubMedId : 8973346, 18307109, 20184321, 21368151, 22891362, 27081063, 27902775; Product type e : enzyme) has translation MTKMALKDIKSMTERELEQDFSGLGVPAFRARQVYKWLQQGAADEFEKMTDLPKAFREILSQKYYICVATIEKKLISNYDNTIKYLFRFRDGEYVESVLMEYHHGYTICVSTQVGCKMGCTFCATGKSGFSRNLTASEMISQIQSAQADAGIRISNVVLMGMGEPLDNYDNVLRFLELVASEAGMNIGMRHISLSTCGVVDKIYDLADHKLQLTLSVSLHAPNDRIRSQTMPVNRKWNMEELLKACRYYSETTHRRISFEYAMISGVNDSDACARELAGRLRGTLSHVNLIPVNEGAGAGYRKSSADRLQRFRHILEKNGLTATVRRTLGSDINASCGQLRRRHEEEVADLAGMQ, from the coding sequence ATGACAAAAATGGCGCTGAAAGACATCAAATCAATGACGGAACGGGAATTGGAGCAGGACTTTTCCGGGCTCGGCGTTCCCGCGTTCCGGGCGCGCCAGGTTTATAAATGGCTGCAGCAGGGCGCGGCGGATGAGTTTGAAAAAATGACGGACCTGCCGAAGGCGTTTCGGGAAATTCTCTCACAAAAGTATTACATCTGTGTAGCAACTATTGAAAAAAAGCTGATTTCAAATTATGATAATACCATTAAATATCTATTTCGGTTCCGGGATGGCGAATATGTGGAAAGCGTTCTGATGGAATACCACCACGGATATACCATCTGCGTTTCCACCCAGGTCGGCTGCAAAATGGGCTGTACGTTCTGCGCCACCGGGAAAAGCGGCTTTTCCAGAAACCTGACCGCGTCCGAAATGATCTCTCAGATTCAGTCCGCCCAGGCCGACGCCGGAATCCGGATTTCCAACGTGGTTCTGATGGGCATGGGCGAGCCGCTCGACAACTACGATAACGTGCTCCGCTTCCTGGAGCTTGTGGCTTCCGAAGCCGGCATGAACATCGGCATGCGGCATATTTCCCTTTCCACCTGCGGCGTGGTGGATAAAATTTATGATTTGGCCGACCATAAGCTTCAGCTGACGCTTTCGGTCTCGCTCCACGCCCCGAACGACCGGATCCGGTCCCAGACCATGCCGGTCAACCGGAAATGGAATATGGAGGAGCTGCTGAAGGCATGCCGTTATTATTCCGAAACGACCCATCGGAGGATCTCGTTCGAATACGCCATGATCAGCGGCGTCAACGACAGCGACGCCTGCGCAAGGGAGCTTGCCGGCAGGCTCAGGGGCACCCTGAGCCATGTCAACCTGATCCCGGTCAACGAAGGGGCCGGCGCGGGGTACCGGAAAAGCTCGGCGGACCGGCTGCAGAGGTTCCGTCATATTTTAGAGAAGAACGGCCTGACTGCCACGGTGAGAAGAACGCTCGGTTCAGATATCAACGCTTCCTGCGGCCAGCTTCGCCGCAGACACGAAGAGGAGGTTGCCGATCTTGCAGGTATGCAGTAA
- the fmt gene encoding methionyl-tRNA formyltransferase (Evidence 2a : Function from experimental evidences in other organisms; PubMedId : 769821, 769822, 98518, 9843487, 10858337, 26888283, 27983482; Product type e : enzyme), producing MRIIFMGTPDFAVPCLQSLMDAGHSVCAVFTQPDKPKGRGYAMTPPPVKVLAQKHGIPVFQPNTLRTPQAAGQISGFHPDLIAVVAYGKILPKEILDIPPHGCINVHASLLPKYRGAAPIQWSVINGDPVTGVTTMYMDEGLDTGDILFQQEVEIGPDETSGMLFDRLSVVGAELLVRTLDAVHTGNIERVKQGKDGESYAPMLKKEMSRIDWNKPAAQIHNLVRGLSPWPVAYAAYQGRRLKIHKTRVCEGKSGAPGELSAGKDAVVCCGGGTALQLLEVQYEGSRKMDAADFFRGHPSPEKTILG from the coding sequence ATGCGCATCATTTTTATGGGCACGCCGGATTTTGCCGTGCCGTGCCTTCAGAGCCTGATGGATGCCGGACACAGCGTGTGCGCCGTCTTTACCCAGCCGGACAAACCGAAAGGCAGGGGATACGCCATGACTCCGCCCCCGGTGAAGGTGCTGGCACAAAAGCACGGAATCCCTGTGTTTCAGCCGAACACCCTGCGCACCCCGCAGGCGGCCGGACAGATTTCCGGCTTTCATCCAGATCTGATCGCCGTCGTGGCGTACGGAAAAATTCTGCCGAAAGAGATTCTTGACATCCCGCCGCACGGCTGCATCAACGTCCACGCATCCCTGCTGCCGAAATACCGCGGCGCGGCGCCGATCCAGTGGTCGGTGATCAACGGGGACCCGGTGACCGGGGTCACCACCATGTATATGGACGAAGGGCTCGACACCGGCGATATCCTGTTCCAGCAGGAAGTGGAGATCGGGCCGGATGAAACGTCCGGAATGCTGTTCGACCGGCTCAGCGTCGTCGGCGCCGAGCTTCTGGTCAGGACGCTGGATGCCGTCCACACCGGGAATATCGAGCGGGTCAAACAGGGGAAAGACGGGGAAAGCTACGCCCCCATGCTGAAAAAGGAAATGTCGCGGATCGACTGGAACAAGCCGGCGGCTCAGATCCATAACCTGGTGCGCGGCCTTTCCCCGTGGCCGGTCGCATACGCCGCGTACCAGGGCCGCCGCCTGAAAATCCATAAAACCAGGGTATGCGAAGGGAAAAGCGGCGCGCCCGGCGAGCTTTCGGCGGGGAAGGATGCCGTCGTATGCTGCGGCGGCGGAACCGCGCTGCAATTGCTGGAAGTGCAGTACGAGGGCAGCAGAAAAATGGACGCGGCCGATTTTTTCCGCGGGCATCCGTCCCCGGAAAAAACAATTCTCGGCTGA
- a CDS encoding Ribosomal RNA small subunit methyltransferase B, translating to MERRDARTAALQALLHVDENEGYSNLVLNKTLGKFQLEPRDASLASAIFYGVLERRLTLDYYISLFCRAPEKKQSPVVREILRIAVYQILYLEKIPESAAVNEAVNCARENGAVKACGFINGVLRAMLREKEKLRLPPEESGTVRGLSLRHSCPEWLIRLWMRAYGGDCAKGILASLSGRPPVFARVNTTRISREKLSDLLRVEYVKPIDITWDPDALELQNTGSVTGLKSFQDGFFHIQDLSSQLCCRVVDPRPGERAIDVCAAPGGKSFTMAERMENRGEVLAFDKYKGKAGLIRQGAARLSLSAVKTGVRDAAAASDDLPVAQRVLCDVPCSGLGIIRRKPEIRYKPQHTLDSLPDLQYLILCRSAHLTAPGGLLVYSTCTLNPSENGENAKRFLKEHGGFEPCPLCLPETISRVMDEPENELTLMPHIHGTDGFFIAAFRRRF from the coding sequence ATGGAACGGCGGGATGCAAGAACGGCCGCCCTGCAGGCGCTGCTCCATGTGGACGAAAACGAAGGATACTCGAACCTTGTTCTGAACAAGACCCTCGGAAAATTCCAGCTGGAACCAAGGGACGCCTCGCTGGCATCCGCGATTTTTTACGGAGTGCTGGAACGGAGGCTGACACTCGATTACTATATTTCCCTGTTCTGCAGGGCTCCGGAGAAAAAACAGAGCCCGGTCGTCCGGGAAATCCTGCGGATCGCCGTATATCAGATTCTTTATCTGGAAAAAATACCAGAATCGGCCGCTGTCAACGAGGCGGTGAACTGTGCGCGGGAAAACGGAGCTGTAAAGGCGTGTGGCTTTATCAACGGCGTTCTCCGCGCCATGCTGCGAGAAAAAGAAAAGCTCCGCCTTCCGCCGGAGGAGAGCGGGACGGTCCGCGGCCTTTCTTTGCGGCATTCGTGCCCGGAATGGCTGATCCGCCTGTGGATGCGCGCCTATGGCGGGGACTGCGCGAAGGGAATCCTCGCTTCGCTTTCCGGCCGGCCTCCCGTTTTCGCACGGGTGAACACCACCCGGATTTCCCGGGAAAAGCTTTCGGATCTGCTTCGGGTGGAATATGTAAAGCCGATTGACATTACATGGGATCCGGATGCCCTGGAACTGCAAAATACCGGTTCCGTCACCGGCCTGAAGAGCTTTCAGGACGGATTTTTCCATATTCAGGACCTGTCGTCCCAGCTTTGCTGCCGAGTCGTGGATCCCCGTCCGGGGGAACGCGCGATCGACGTGTGCGCGGCGCCGGGGGGGAAATCCTTTACAATGGCGGAACGGATGGAAAACCGGGGCGAGGTGCTCGCTTTTGACAAATATAAGGGCAAAGCGGGGCTGATCCGGCAGGGGGCCGCCCGCCTGTCCCTTTCGGCGGTAAAGACCGGCGTGCGCGACGCCGCTGCGGCGTCGGATGACCTTCCCGTGGCACAGCGCGTGCTGTGCGACGTGCCCTGCTCGGGGCTCGGCATCATCCGCCGAAAACCGGAAATCCGGTATAAACCGCAGCACACTCTTGACAGCCTGCCTGATTTGCAGTACCTTATACTCTGTAGATCGGCGCACCTCACCGCGCCGGGCGGGCTTCTGGTCTATTCCACCTGCACGCTCAACCCTTCGGAAAACGGGGAAAACGCGAAGCGCTTCCTGAAGGAACACGGCGGATTCGAGCCCTGTCCGCTTTGTCTGCCGGAAACGATTTCCCGCGTGATGGACGAACCGGAAAACGAACTTACGCTGATGCCCCACATCCACGGCACGGACGGATTTTTTATCGCCGCGTTCCGCCGCCGCTTTTAA
- the priA gene encoding Primosomal protein N', which yields MPETIIADVAVENTAYSFDMEFRYLVPQPLAGEAKAGCRVMVPFGRGNRTRQGMILSVCREKETEQLKSIAAVLDKGPLLTREMLLMVPWLSDRCFCTLFETVRLLLPVGINLKIRAEFSLLKRPDEWDGEPLSEEEQRIVSYFSGQKKPVAAEKLSGALGLGPDSPVLEALCKKGFLNRKDGAAPKIGNSVQKMIRLKSGDLPEKLSAKQRDAVKLLQDAGAVSVKELCYFTGVTASVASTLVKKGIAEYYEEEKYRNPYEHIENPGAPDRITLSEEQQRAYENLLAQYRQGKGGVSLLYGVTGSGKTLVFLRLIDEVCASGRGVIVMVPEISLTPQTIAIFHRRYGHSVAVFHSGLSLGQRMDEWKRVKNGEALIAVGTRSAVFAPFSDIGLVILDEEQESTYKSESSPRYHARDVAKFRCAYHKALLLLCSATPSVESCYLAKAGRYSLNVLASRYGQAELPEVTVADMNEETQAGNTTVFSRVLRSALEENLERKEQSILLLNRRGYHTFASCTSCGHVITCPHCSISMTYHAANHRLMCHYCGYSIPFTERCPECGENTVRYSGLGTQRAEEQLGALFPQARILRLDTDSTMSRFSYEKKLNLFKQGQYDIMIGTQMVAKGLDFENVTLVGVLSADQSLYGDDFRSSERAFDLFTQVVGRSGRGKNVGRAIIQTYTPENRIIRLAAAQDYPAFYQEEIRFRRAMLYPPFADLILVGFIGLDEARVCGASRAFLSLLRTMAQKEYADLPLRVLDPSPALVSKVSNKYRYKLIIKCRNNKRLREMLSRLLADFSGGRRYGDVTAFADSNPNTIM from the coding sequence ATGCCGGAAACAATCATAGCCGACGTGGCGGTGGAAAACACGGCTTACTCCTTTGACATGGAGTTCCGCTACCTGGTTCCGCAGCCGCTCGCCGGTGAGGCGAAGGCCGGGTGCCGGGTGATGGTGCCGTTCGGGCGCGGAAACCGAACAAGACAGGGAATGATTCTTTCCGTATGCAGGGAAAAGGAAACCGAACAGCTGAAATCCATTGCGGCGGTGCTTGACAAGGGGCCGCTTCTTACTCGGGAGATGCTTTTGATGGTTCCCTGGCTCAGCGACCGATGCTTCTGCACGCTGTTCGAAACGGTCAGGCTGCTTTTGCCCGTTGGGATCAATCTGAAAATCCGGGCGGAATTCTCCCTTTTGAAGCGGCCGGATGAATGGGACGGAGAACCGCTTTCCGAAGAGGAACAGCGGATCGTCTCCTATTTTTCGGGGCAGAAAAAACCGGTGGCCGCCGAAAAGCTTTCCGGCGCGCTCGGCCTTGGGCCGGACAGTCCCGTTCTGGAAGCCCTGTGCAAAAAGGGCTTCCTGAACAGAAAAGACGGAGCCGCCCCGAAGATCGGGAATTCCGTGCAGAAAATGATCCGGTTGAAAAGCGGGGATCTTCCGGAAAAACTTTCCGCAAAGCAGCGGGATGCCGTGAAGCTCCTTCAGGATGCGGGCGCCGTTTCCGTGAAAGAGCTGTGCTATTTCACGGGCGTCACCGCTTCCGTCGCCAGCACGCTGGTCAAAAAAGGAATCGCCGAATATTACGAGGAAGAAAAGTATCGGAATCCCTATGAGCATATCGAAAATCCGGGCGCGCCGGACCGGATCACCCTGTCGGAGGAGCAGCAGAGGGCCTATGAAAACCTTCTCGCCCAATACCGGCAGGGAAAGGGCGGCGTTTCGCTTTTGTACGGCGTCACCGGCAGCGGGAAGACGCTGGTTTTCCTTCGGCTGATCGACGAAGTGTGCGCAAGCGGGCGCGGCGTCATCGTCATGGTGCCGGAAATCTCCCTGACCCCCCAGACCATCGCGATCTTTCACCGCCGGTACGGGCACAGCGTCGCGGTTTTTCACAGCGGGCTTTCGCTCGGCCAGCGGATGGACGAATGGAAGCGCGTGAAAAACGGGGAGGCTCTGATCGCGGTTGGCACCCGCTCGGCGGTGTTCGCCCCGTTTTCCGACATCGGGCTGGTCATTCTGGATGAAGAGCAGGAGTCCACCTATAAATCGGAATCCTCTCCGCGCTATCACGCGCGGGATGTCGCAAAGTTCCGCTGCGCGTACCACAAGGCGCTGCTGCTTCTCTGCTCGGCCACGCCGTCGGTGGAAAGCTGCTATCTGGCGAAAGCGGGGCGCTATTCGCTGAACGTCCTCGCGAGCCGGTACGGGCAGGCGGAGCTGCCCGAGGTGACGGTCGCCGACATGAACGAAGAGACCCAGGCCGGGAACACGACAGTTTTCAGCCGCGTTCTTCGGAGCGCCCTGGAGGAAAACCTGGAAAGAAAAGAGCAGTCGATCCTTCTGCTGAACCGCAGGGGGTACCATACGTTTGCCTCCTGCACCTCGTGCGGCCATGTCATCACATGCCCGCACTGCAGCATTTCCATGACCTACCACGCGGCGAACCACCGGCTGATGTGCCACTACTGCGGATATTCCATCCCGTTTACGGAACGATGCCCGGAATGCGGGGAAAACACCGTGCGCTATTCCGGCCTTGGCACGCAGCGGGCCGAAGAGCAGCTCGGCGCCCTCTTTCCGCAGGCGCGGATTCTGCGGCTCGACACCGACAGCACCATGAGCCGGTTTTCCTATGAAAAAAAGCTGAACCTTTTCAAACAGGGACAATATGATATTATGATCGGCACCCAGATGGTCGCGAAAGGGTTGGATTTTGAAAACGTGACGCTCGTCGGGGTGCTTTCCGCGGATCAGTCCCTTTACGGGGACGATTTCAGGAGCTCGGAGCGCGCGTTCGACCTGTTTACCCAGGTGGTCGGCCGTTCCGGCCGAGGGAAAAACGTCGGGCGGGCCATCATTCAGACGTATACGCCGGAAAACAGGATCATCCGGCTTGCGGCCGCGCAGGATTATCCGGCGTTTTACCAGGAGGAGATCCGGTTTCGCAGGGCGATGCTCTACCCGCCCTTTGCGGATCTGATCCTGGTCGGGTTCATCGGGCTGGATGAAGCCAGGGTCTGCGGGGCGAGCCGGGCGTTTTTGTCGCTGCTCCGCACGATGGCGCAAAAGGAATATGCGGATCTGCCCCTCCGGGTTCTGGATCCCTCGCCCGCGCTGGTCTCGAAAGTCAGCAACAAATACCGTTATAAATTGATCATCAAATGCCGGAACAATAAAAGACTTCGGGAAATGCTCTCCCGTTTGCTGGCGGATTTTTCCGGCGGCCGCCGATATGGGGATGTCACCGCTTTCGCGGACAGCAACCCCAACACCATAATGTGA